A single genomic interval of Koleobacter methoxysyntrophicus harbors:
- a CDS encoding ferrous iron transporter B, producing the protein MKVYRYGDYKNILEEVNKIRQKDRTLGDRIVKTIYERAETLAETYIKQKGNAADWDRRIDDILTSKWLGVPIMLLLLGVVFWITLIGANYPSAFLSDILFGIETKLTGLFVSLNSPPWLHGVVVLGLYRCMAWVISVMLPPMAIFFPLFTLLEDLGYLPRIAFNLDRFFKMAGAHGKQALTMCMGFGCNAAGVIACRIIHSPKERLIAVLTNNFVPCNGRFPALIALSSIFFSRLTVPVSGSIIASLTVVFLVVFGVVTTFIVSRILATTMFKNIPSSFTLELPPFRKPQIGKILIRSLIDRTLFVLSRAVIVAAPAGAVTWMLANTMLGDKSIIVLIAGWLDPFARLMGLDGVILLAFILGLPANEIVVPIIVMAYLAEGTMTEPDSLEGLRNVLISNGWTPITALCTMLFSLLHFPCGTTLLTIKKETQSLKWPVLGALITTSTAAITCFIVYQSAKLLNLV; encoded by the coding sequence ATGAAGGTTTATAGGTATGGCGATTATAAAAACATTTTGGAAGAAGTAAATAAGATACGGCAGAAAGATAGAACTCTGGGTGACAGGATTGTAAAGACCATTTATGAGAGGGCAGAGACCCTTGCCGAAACCTATATAAAACAGAAGGGAAATGCAGCCGACTGGGATAGAAGAATTGATGATATTTTAACATCGAAATGGCTGGGAGTTCCTATAATGCTGCTGCTTTTAGGCGTGGTATTCTGGATTACATTGATAGGGGCAAATTACCCTTCAGCCTTTCTTTCGGATATTTTGTTCGGGATAGAAACCAAACTGACGGGTTTGTTTGTTTCACTTAATTCTCCACCATGGCTCCACGGGGTTGTTGTTTTAGGATTATACCGGTGTATGGCCTGGGTTATATCGGTTATGCTCCCACCTATGGCTATATTTTTTCCGTTGTTTACCCTGCTGGAGGATCTAGGGTATTTACCCAGAATAGCCTTTAACCTCGATAGATTTTTTAAAATGGCCGGTGCTCATGGGAAACAGGCCCTTACTATGTGTATGGGGTTTGGCTGTAATGCTGCAGGGGTAATTGCCTGCAGGATTATTCACTCGCCTAAAGAGCGGTTAATTGCTGTCCTGACAAATAATTTTGTTCCATGCAACGGCAGATTTCCGGCATTAATCGCCCTCAGTTCGATATTCTTTAGCCGTTTAACGGTTCCAGTTTCCGGCAGCATTATAGCATCATTGACAGTAGTTTTTCTGGTAGTTTTTGGAGTAGTAACAACCTTTATAGTTTCCCGTATACTGGCCACAACAATGTTTAAAAATATTCCCTCTTCTTTTACATTAGAGCTTCCTCCTTTTAGAAAACCCCAGATCGGGAAGATACTAATTCGGTCCCTTATAGATAGAACCCTGTTCGTATTAAGCCGGGCAGTCATAGTGGCTGCTCCTGCCGGGGCCGTAACATGGATGCTTGCTAATACAATGTTAGGTGACAAGAGCATTATTGTCCTTATAGCGGGCTGGCTGGATCCTTTTGCCCGATTGATGGGACTGGATGGGGTAATATTGCTGGCTTTCATTTTAGGTTTACCTGCCAATGAAATAGTAGTGCCGATAATCGTTATGGCTTATCTGGCAGAAGGAACGATGACCGAACCGGATAGTCTGGAAGGGTTACGGAATGTTCTGATTAGCAACGGGTGGACCCCGATTACGGCTCTGTGTACAATGCTATTTTCGCTGCTTCATTTTCCGTGCGGAACAACGCTGCTGACAATTAAAAAGGAAACCCAGAGCCTGAAATGGCCTGTTCTCGGTGCCTTAATCACGACTTCGACAGCGGCTATCACCTGTTTCATTGTTTACCAATCGGCGAAACTTCTGAATCTGGTTTAA
- the pstC gene encoding phosphate ABC transporter permease subunit PstC, whose product MIRQRFKFKEEYIKWLLFCCASIAIAVIILITYFILKEGFPLIKKTGILHFVGGHIWHPLDGSFGLLPMIAGSIYVTLGSLILGVPLGLFTAVFLAEIAPKKAAEIFRPCIHLLAGIPSVIYGFYGLIVLVPLLRRYFGPPGFSITAASIILAIMILPTIINISEDAIRSVPKEYKEGSLALGATHWYTVRFVIIPAARSGIITSVILGMGRALGETMAVIMVAGNVAAFPKSIFDPVRTLTGNIAIEMGYAVGDHQRALFVTGIILFIMIMVLNFMVNLRPKRAGE is encoded by the coding sequence GTGATAAGGCAAAGGTTTAAATTTAAAGAAGAATATATCAAATGGCTTCTTTTTTGCTGTGCTTCAATTGCTATAGCTGTGATTATCCTCATAACTTATTTTATTTTAAAAGAGGGATTCCCTCTTATTAAGAAAACGGGTATCTTACACTTTGTGGGCGGGCACATATGGCACCCGCTGGATGGCAGTTTTGGGCTGTTGCCCATGATCGCTGGTTCGATCTATGTAACCCTGGGTTCCCTGATTTTAGGGGTCCCTTTAGGTCTTTTTACAGCTGTATTTCTGGCAGAAATAGCCCCTAAAAAAGCAGCAGAGATTTTCAGACCATGCATACACCTGCTGGCGGGAATACCCTCGGTTATATACGGTTTTTACGGTTTAATAGTCCTCGTGCCCCTGCTCAGGAGATACTTCGGACCGCCTGGATTTAGCATTACTGCTGCTTCAATAATACTTGCTATAATGATACTGCCCACAATAATAAATATCTCCGAAGATGCCATTCGTTCAGTTCCTAAAGAATATAAGGAAGGGTCCCTGGCTTTAGGTGCAACCCACTGGTATACCGTCCGGTTTGTTATTATTCCTGCTGCCCGCTCGGGGATTATAACTTCTGTAATTCTCGGCATGGGCAGAGCTTTAGGAGAAACGATGGCGGTTATTATGGTGGCAGGGAATGTTGCTGCATTCCCTAAATCCATTTTTGACCCGGTAAGAACCCTTACCGGCAATATTGCTATAGAAATGGGTTATGCCGTAGGGGACCACCAGCGGGCTCTGTTTGTAACAGGGATTATTCTGTTTATAATGATTATGGTGCTGAATTTCATGGTAAACTTAAGACCTAAAAGGGCAGGTGAATAG
- a CDS encoding phosphate ABC transporter substrate-binding protein produces MFKKVLLLVLITALLVSAAACGGKEEGKPQETKSEELSGTITTAGSTSVQPISEVLAEAFQEKHPKVTVNVQGGGSSAGTKAAMTGAADIGAASRKLKESEKSLHCFTIALDGIAIVVHPENPVSDLTLQQIQDIFAGKITNWKHVGGNDEPIVPVNREEGSGTRGAFTEIVMGEVPYVETAIVQPSTGAVKATVAGDKNAIGYISLASLSSEVKAVKVDGIEATAENIKKGTYKVARPFNYVTKEEPQGLVKAFIDFVLSEEGQKIMESEGLIRVK; encoded by the coding sequence ATGTTTAAAAAGGTTTTGTTATTAGTGCTTATTACAGCATTGCTGGTATCAGCTGCAGCTTGTGGAGGTAAGGAAGAAGGGAAGCCTCAAGAAACAAAATCCGAAGAACTCAGCGGAACTATAACTACTGCCGGTTCTACATCTGTACAACCCATCTCAGAGGTGTTGGCAGAAGCCTTTCAGGAAAAACATCCTAAAGTAACAGTAAATGTTCAGGGCGGCGGCTCCAGTGCAGGTACAAAAGCGGCTATGACCGGTGCAGCCGACATAGGTGCTGCTTCCAGAAAACTGAAAGAGAGTGAAAAGAGCTTACACTGCTTCACAATAGCGCTCGACGGTATAGCGATTGTTGTTCATCCCGAAAACCCCGTTTCAGACCTCACCCTTCAGCAGATCCAAGATATCTTTGCAGGTAAAATAACGAACTGGAAGCATGTAGGAGGAAACGACGAACCCATAGTTCCGGTTAACAGGGAAGAAGGCTCGGGAACGAGAGGGGCATTTACGGAGATCGTAATGGGTGAAGTGCCCTATGTTGAAACTGCTATAGTGCAGCCGTCAACGGGAGCAGTAAAGGCAACGGTAGCAGGTGATAAAAATGCCATAGGTTATATTTCTCTTGCGAGTCTAAGCAGTGAGGTAAAGGCCGTTAAGGTAGATGGTATAGAAGCTACCGCAGAAAACATAAAGAAAGGCACATATAAAGTTGCAAGACCCTTCAATTATGTAACAAAAGAAGAGCCACAGGGATTAGTTAAAGCCTTTATCGATTTTGTCCTCAGTGAAGAAGGACAAAAAATAATGGAATCGGAAGGGCTGATAAGGGTTAAGTAG
- the phoU gene encoding phosphate signaling complex protein PhoU: MTSTMRSGFQRELDELYQDVLKMGSIVEQQIFNAVESLKNKDKELAEKVIKDDDIVDNLETSIEDKCIKLIARQQPIAKDLRIIFTGIKIVTDLERMSDYATDIAKFTIRLLGEKYVKPLIDIPRMSEKTRKMVKDALDAYVHEDTELARQVCADDDEIDHLYKQIFNELLIIMMQDPRTIKQATQLLFSARALERIADHATNLGEWVIFQVTGKKKDLNA; this comes from the coding sequence ATGACATCAACTATGCGTTCCGGCTTTCAGAGGGAACTGGATGAGCTTTATCAGGACGTTTTAAAAATGGGCAGTATCGTTGAACAGCAGATTTTCAATGCCGTTGAGTCCCTGAAAAACAAGGATAAAGAGCTTGCCGAAAAGGTTATAAAAGATGATGATATAGTGGATAATCTTGAAACAAGCATTGAGGATAAGTGTATCAAACTTATCGCCAGGCAGCAGCCTATTGCGAAGGATTTGAGAATAATATTTACAGGGATAAAGATTGTTACTGACCTTGAAAGGATGTCCGATTATGCAACGGATATTGCAAAATTTACCATAAGGCTCCTGGGAGAGAAATATGTTAAACCCTTAATAGATATTCCGCGGATGTCGGAGAAAACAAGGAAGATGGTCAAGGATGCCCTTGATGCCTATGTTCATGAAGATACAGAGCTTGCCCGGCAGGTATGTGCCGATGATGATGAAATTGACCATCTTTACAAGCAGATATTTAATGAACTCCTAATCATAATGATGCAGGACCCGAGGACCATAAAACAGGCTACCCAGCTTCTGTTCTCGGCAAGGGCATTAGAAAGGATTGCCGACCACGCAACAAACCTGGGGGAATGGGTTATCTTCCAGGTTACGGGAAAGAAAAAGGATTTAAATGCTTAA
- the pstA gene encoding phosphate ABC transporter permease PstA → MVLERLIRIFLWASALFTIFILIAILGHIIGKGLHAVNLEFLLEYPRSMGREGGISPAIVGTVYLTAISILIASPIGIGAAVYLTEYARKGRILNFIRFSTETLAGIPSIIFGLFGYVFFVIYMGFSWSLLSGGLTLAFMILPTIVRTSEEAIRAVPDSYREGSLSLGATRWQTTVRVVLPSAISGIVTGIILSIGRAVGETAAVFLTAGSSLRMPTSIMDPARTMSVHLYVLAAEGISLEKAYATATVLVVLVLMINLFSTFVIKKVFSRGI, encoded by the coding sequence ATAGTTTTGGAACGGTTGATAAGGATATTTCTATGGGCTTCTGCCCTTTTCACCATATTTATATTAATAGCCATATTAGGGCATATCATAGGGAAGGGGCTGCATGCTGTAAACCTAGAGTTCCTGCTGGAGTATCCAAGGAGTATGGGGCGGGAAGGGGGGATCTCCCCTGCAATAGTGGGAACTGTATATCTGACCGCTATTTCCATATTGATTGCTTCACCTATCGGGATCGGTGCCGCTGTGTATCTGACGGAATATGCTCGAAAGGGAAGAATATTGAATTTTATTCGTTTTTCTACGGAAACACTGGCAGGGATTCCCTCCATAATATTCGGCCTCTTCGGATACGTGTTTTTTGTTATATATATGGGCTTCAGCTGGTCGCTGCTTTCAGGGGGGCTGACTCTTGCCTTTATGATACTGCCGACTATAGTGAGAACCTCGGAAGAAGCGATTAGAGCCGTTCCCGATTCATACAGAGAAGGTAGTCTTTCCCTCGGGGCGACCCGGTGGCAGACAACAGTCAGGGTGGTACTCCCTTCAGCTATTTCGGGAATTGTTACGGGGATAATTCTTAGCATAGGCAGAGCGGTGGGTGAAACGGCAGCAGTATTCTTAACTGCCGGCAGCTCCTTGAGGATGCCCACATCTATAATGGACCCTGCCAGGACCATGTCCGTTCACCTTTATGTGCTGGCAGCGGAGGGGATTTCCCTTGAAAAGGCTTATGCAACGGCGACCGTATTAGTTGTCTTGGTTCTCATGATAAATCTCTTCTCAACCTTTGTTATTAAAAAGGTGTTTTCCAGAGGTATCTGA
- the pnpS gene encoding two-component system histidine kinase PnpS: MQKKLIITYIIITLIGVSITGIFSIKAIENYYVKNVEDKLISNARMARDLIQQIGEDRFGRRYLEEVTSRLAVDSGARVTIIDKTGIVLSDSAKDAETMDNHKNRPEIVEALQGRIGKSTRYSKSINTNMMYIALPLYRDSGIEAVVRLSLPLGEIKRIIKGIWTVVFLAILLGTLTTFFIGIKFSKEIIRPIREMTIAVKDIAMGNYSRRIKIKTKDELKELSEAFNYMAERLNNTLQELTDKKKEIEAILTSMVDGVIAVSIDGRIILTNPSAEAMFRVEKDNIMGRHFLEIIRNYELYEFLQEVLKSGEVSFKELRILSPKERILRVHITPLKDGDKMMGAVAVMRDITEIRRLERVRRDFVANVSHELKTPLTSIKGFVETLLSGAKNDEKVSRRFLEIIDFEATRLSNMIEDLLNLSEIENSQENFKKEKVDLKEIIERLSIIFKNRLTAKNLSLDINIQDELPPLIGDRLWAEQVMINLVDNAVKYTPDSGKIRVSAKEAGDYIIVEVEDTGIGIPEEDIPRLFERFYRVDKARSRVMGGTGLGLAIVKHAVKAMDGEVSVKSQVGKGSTFTVKFKK; this comes from the coding sequence ATGCAGAAAAAGCTTATTATAACCTATATTATCATTACCCTTATAGGTGTAAGCATAACGGGCATATTTTCAATAAAAGCCATCGAGAACTATTATGTCAAAAATGTGGAAGACAAACTTATTTCCAATGCCCGAATGGCCAGGGATTTAATACAACAAATAGGAGAAGATAGATTTGGCAGAAGATACCTTGAAGAAGTTACCTCCCGATTAGCCGTTGATTCGGGGGCCAGAGTAACGATAATAGACAAAACCGGGATAGTGCTGAGTGATTCGGCAAAGGACGCGGAAACAATGGACAACCATAAGAATCGCCCTGAAATAGTTGAAGCCCTTCAAGGCCGGATAGGTAAAAGCACCCGTTACAGTAAATCCATTAACACAAATATGATGTATATAGCCCTGCCCCTTTACAGAGACAGCGGGATAGAAGCGGTGGTTAGGTTATCATTACCACTTGGGGAAATAAAGAGAATAATAAAGGGTATCTGGACCGTAGTTTTCCTGGCGATATTATTAGGAACTTTGACCACCTTCTTTATAGGTATTAAGTTTTCAAAGGAAATAATAAGACCCATCAGAGAAATGACCATAGCGGTAAAGGATATTGCTATGGGAAACTATTCCCGCCGTATTAAAATAAAGACAAAGGACGAGCTGAAAGAACTGTCGGAAGCATTTAACTATATGGCGGAGAGGCTCAATAATACCCTTCAAGAACTTACTGACAAGAAAAAGGAGATCGAAGCAATTCTTACCAGCATGGTTGACGGGGTAATAGCCGTAAGCATCGATGGCAGGATAATACTGACAAACCCATCGGCGGAAGCCATGTTTAGAGTAGAAAAAGATAATATTATGGGCAGGCATTTCCTTGAGATAATAAGGAACTATGAGCTTTACGAGTTTCTGCAGGAAGTCTTGAAAAGCGGTGAGGTCTCTTTTAAGGAATTAAGGATACTGTCACCTAAAGAGAGGATTCTCAGGGTTCATATAACCCCTCTTAAAGATGGGGATAAAATGATGGGCGCCGTTGCGGTTATGCGTGATATAACGGAGATTAGAAGGCTTGAAAGGGTCAGGAGGGATTTTGTGGCAAATGTATCCCATGAATTAAAGACCCCTCTGACATCTATAAAGGGTTTTGTGGAGACCCTTCTTTCAGGAGCAAAAAATGATGAAAAGGTCAGCAGGAGGTTTCTGGAGATTATCGATTTTGAAGCAACGAGGCTGAGCAATATGATCGAAGATCTGTTAAACCTCTCCGAAATCGAAAACAGCCAGGAGAACTTTAAGAAGGAAAAGGTAGATTTAAAGGAAATCATCGAACGCCTGTCGATAATTTTCAAAAATAGATTGACAGCGAAAAACCTTTCACTGGATATTAACATCCAGGATGAACTTCCGCCGTTAATAGGCGATAGGCTGTGGGCTGAACAGGTGATGATTAACCTGGTGGACAATGCAGTAAAATATACCCCTGACAGCGGTAAAATCCGGGTTTCAGCCAAAGAAGCAGGGGATTATATAATTGTTGAAGTGGAAGATACCGGAATAGGGATCCCCGAAGAGGATATCCCCAGGCTCTTTGAGAGATTTTACAGGGTGGACAAGGCCAGATCCAGGGTGATGGGAGGAACGGGCCTGGGCCTTGCCATTGTTAAACATGCGGTAAAAGCTATGGATGGGGAGGTTTCCGTTAAAAGCCAGGTTGGGAAAGGGAGTACTTTTACGGTTAAATTCAAAAAATGA
- a CDS encoding YetF domain-containing protein, whose amino-acid sequence MLISIFRTVIIYIMVIIVMRLMGKRQIGQLQPFEFAVTIMIAELASIPMQDTGIPLIRGITPIIVLLTAQVAISYLNLKYQPFRGLICGTPSIVIKNGKVLEKELWRLGYSINDLLEQLRIKNYPNLTEVEFAILETNGNLSVIPKAQYSPVTLKDINKQPPQVKLPVTLILDGIVQTKNIKSINLSEEWLLNQLKAFNINDPRDAFIAILDTNGTFYAQAKDASTRNNS is encoded by the coding sequence ATTTTAATATCTATTTTCAGGACCGTAATAATTTATATAATGGTAATTATTGTCATGAGGCTGATGGGGAAAAGGCAGATCGGCCAGCTTCAACCTTTTGAGTTTGCAGTTACCATAATGATTGCCGAATTGGCTTCTATTCCGATGCAGGATACGGGTATCCCATTGATAAGGGGTATAACCCCGATTATCGTCCTTTTGACGGCTCAGGTTGCCATATCATATTTAAACCTTAAATACCAACCCTTCCGGGGCTTGATATGCGGTACCCCCAGTATAGTGATTAAAAACGGTAAAGTCCTTGAAAAGGAATTATGGCGTCTTGGATACAGCATCAATGATTTGCTGGAACAATTAAGGATAAAAAATTATCCTAATTTAACCGAGGTTGAATTTGCTATATTAGAAACGAATGGTAATCTCAGTGTCATTCCTAAAGCCCAATACAGTCCTGTTACCTTAAAAGATATTAATAAACAGCCTCCACAGGTTAAACTCCCGGTAACTTTAATCTTAGATGGTATAGTACAGACTAAAAATATAAAATCAATAAATCTGAGCGAAGAATGGCTTTTAAACCAGCTTAAGGCCTTCAATATTAACGATCCGCGGGATGCCTTTATTGCCATACTCGATACGAACGGGACTTTTTATGCCCAGGCAAAGGATGCTAGTACAAGAAATAATAGTTGA
- a CDS encoding DUF4363 family protein — protein sequence MLFILLVGFGFYTVVYLSETSSEMVDLLDKIDRAVNKGNWTVAEGYLKALDESWNKNKAYWSILINHDEIDNIELSINHIREYIGVKNTPESRAEIAGLRLFLEHIPENERLSLENIL from the coding sequence GTGCTGTTTATATTATTAGTCGGTTTCGGCTTTTATACAGTCGTTTATCTCTCCGAAACTTCTTCTGAGATGGTTGATTTACTGGATAAGATTGACAGGGCTGTCAATAAAGGGAACTGGACCGTTGCGGAAGGATATTTAAAGGCCCTGGATGAAAGCTGGAACAAAAATAAGGCTTACTGGTCTATCCTTATAAATCATGATGAAATAGATAATATTGAATTAAGTATTAATCACATCAGAGAATATATCGGGGTTAAGAATACGCCGGAATCCCGTGCTGAAATTGCAGGTTTACGTCTATTCCTTGAGCATATTCCTGAAAACGAACGACTGAGTTTAGAAAATATTCTGTGA
- a CDS encoding HAD family hydrolase has protein sequence MRGKNDFNVELSPDFKFEFEGERGRVFMIITIRNIDYNIDGIIFDKDGTLLDTQFFWPELLEARMKGLALKGIEELVLKSCRRTLGQLPDGGIDPDGPLALGSRAEEVIVTATVLYQNGYHWDKARLMVEEIYNRVEKELDIDRISRAFPGVKRLLEDLKGAGLKLAVATTDTTERAEKMLDSAGLLEQIDIVVGRDMVEQGKPKPEMIELISRKLNIPYEKLVMVGDTLSDMEMAEAAGCIGIGVLTGSGRLDVLKGIAAEVVSDVTNLRGLLRQSAL, from the coding sequence TTGAGAGGTAAAAATGATTTTAATGTCGAATTAAGTCCTGACTTCAAATTTGAATTTGAGGGAGAAAGGGGAAGGGTTTTTATGATAATCACAATAAGAAATATCGACTATAATATTGATGGTATTATATTTGATAAGGACGGCACCCTGCTGGATACACAATTTTTCTGGCCCGAGCTGCTGGAGGCGAGGATGAAAGGCCTCGCGTTAAAAGGTATAGAAGAATTGGTGCTTAAAAGCTGCAGACGCACATTAGGCCAGCTTCCTGACGGGGGTATTGACCCTGACGGGCCGCTGGCACTTGGTTCCCGGGCGGAAGAGGTTATAGTGACTGCAACGGTTTTATACCAGAACGGTTACCATTGGGATAAGGCCAGGCTTATGGTGGAAGAGATTTATAACAGGGTAGAGAAAGAACTTGATATTGATAGGATAAGCCGTGCTTTTCCGGGAGTAAAGAGGTTGCTTGAAGACCTGAAGGGAGCGGGTCTAAAACTTGCCGTAGCAACTACCGATACGACGGAGAGAGCAGAAAAAATGCTGGATTCGGCCGGGCTTCTGGAGCAAATCGATATTGTAGTGGGCAGGGATATGGTTGAACAGGGCAAACCCAAACCCGAAATGATAGAACTCATCTCACGCAAATTAAATATTCCTTATGAGAAATTGGTAATGGTCGGCGACACCCTATCAGATATGGAAATGGCGGAGGCTGCCGGCTGTATTGGCATTGGAGTATTGACGGGTTCCGGAAGGCTGGATGTGTTGAAGGGTATTGCAGCAGAGGTTGTTAGCGATGTTACTAATTTAAGGGGCTTATTGAGACAATCTGCACTTTAG
- the pstB gene encoding phosphate ABC transporter ATP-binding protein PstB: MKVEKLNLFYGSIQALKDINLDIKEHRITALIGPSGCGKSTFLRSLNRMNDLIEGVNIKGKVLLDGRDIYSNGIDVVNLRKRVGMVFQKPNPFPMSIYDNIAYGPRVHGIKNRRILDDIVERSLKDAALWEEVKDRLKNSALGLSGGQQQRLCIARVLAVEPEVILLDEPCSALDPISTLKIEELMVELKKEYTIVIVTHNMQQAGRISDYTAFFLNGEVVEVGLTEEMFYNPRDRRTEDYITGRFG, from the coding sequence ATGAAGGTAGAAAAATTAAACCTGTTTTACGGCAGCATACAGGCATTAAAGGATATAAACCTGGATATCAAGGAACATAGGATAACTGCTCTAATCGGGCCTTCGGGCTGCGGAAAATCGACGTTTTTGAGGTCTCTTAATAGAATGAATGATTTAATAGAAGGTGTGAATATTAAAGGTAAGGTCCTGCTGGATGGAAGGGACATATACAGCAATGGTATAGATGTGGTGAATTTAAGAAAAAGGGTGGGAATGGTATTTCAGAAACCGAACCCCTTCCCCATGTCTATATATGATAATATTGCTTACGGGCCCAGAGTTCACGGAATAAAAAACAGAAGGATTCTGGATGATATAGTTGAACGGAGTTTAAAAGATGCTGCTCTGTGGGAGGAAGTTAAGGATAGACTGAAAAATTCAGCCCTGGGTCTTTCCGGCGGGCAGCAGCAAAGGCTCTGCATAGCCAGGGTCTTAGCAGTCGAACCGGAGGTTATCCTTTTGGATGAACCCTGTTCTGCCCTTGATCCTATTTCAACTTTGAAGATAGAGGAACTCATGGTGGAGTTGAAGAAGGAATATACTATAGTAATTGTAACCCATAATATGCAGCAGGCAGGCAGGATTTCTGATTATACAGCATTCTTCCTCAACGGGGAAGTGGTAGAAGTGGGCCTTACAGAAGAGATGTTTTACAATCCAAGGGACCGGAGGACTGAAGATTATATAACCGGGAGATTCGGTTAA
- a CDS encoding LysM peptidoglycan-binding domain-containing protein — protein sequence MVGQIICIPLAVPPVVCPPGTIPYIIRSGDTFYSIARRFKTTVEALKKANPGVNPDALLIGQRICIPRS from the coding sequence ATGGTAGGGCAGATAATTTGTATCCCCTTAGCCGTACCACCGGTTGTTTGCCCTCCGGGAACAATACCTTATATCATAAGGTCAGGAGATACCTTTTATTCTATCGCCCGCAGGTTTAAGACAACGGTAGAAGCTTTAAAGAAGGCTAATCCCGGAGTTAATCCTGATGCTCTACTTATAGGTCAGAGAATATGCATCCCCAGGTCCTAA
- a CDS encoding response regulator transcription factor → MNKRKILVVDDEHHIVELIKYNLAAGGFQVIEAFNGEEALKIAKREIPDLLILDLMLPERDGYEVIRCLREEKATRKIPVIMLTAKGEEVDKVIGLEMGADDYVTKPFSPRELIARVKAVLRRVNENTGREEVEPEEIIEIGDIKIDSQKFEVYIKGKKIDFTPKEFELLKFLAINKGKVFSRDYLLEKIWGYEYAGDTRTVDVHIRHIRQKIGDEDLPHYIETIRGVGYKLLPRETRQRSCRS, encoded by the coding sequence ATGAACAAAAGGAAAATCCTGGTTGTCGATGATGAACATCATATAGTGGAGCTAATAAAGTACAACCTTGCAGCTGGTGGTTTTCAGGTCATTGAGGCATTTAATGGAGAGGAAGCATTGAAAATTGCAAAGAGGGAAATCCCCGATTTGTTGATTTTGGACCTTATGCTTCCTGAGAGGGACGGCTATGAGGTAATCCGCTGCCTGCGTGAGGAAAAGGCTACCAGAAAAATACCGGTAATAATGTTGACGGCTAAAGGAGAAGAGGTCGATAAAGTGATAGGCCTTGAAATGGGGGCTGATGATTATGTTACAAAACCCTTCAGCCCGAGGGAACTTATAGCGAGGGTAAAGGCAGTGCTTAGAAGGGTTAACGAAAACACAGGGCGGGAAGAGGTCGAACCGGAGGAAATTATAGAGATCGGAGATATAAAAATCGATTCCCAGAAATTCGAGGTATATATAAAGGGTAAGAAAATTGACTTTACCCCTAAAGAGTTCGAATTATTGAAGTTTTTAGCTATTAACAAAGGCAAGGTATTTTCCAGAGATTATCTGTTAGAAAAAATCTGGGGATATGAATATGCCGGTGACACAAGGACGGTAGATGTCCATATCAGGCATATAAGGCAGAAAATAGGGGACGAAGATTTACCCCACTATATAGAAACCATCCGGGGTGTAGGGTATAAACTGCTACCCCGCGAAACGAGGCAGCGAAGCTGCCGAAGTTGA